A portion of the Hoylesella buccalis ATCC 35310 genome contains these proteins:
- a CDS encoding glycoside hydrolase family 76 protein has protein sequence MKKFLLLSVFCSLMHLAWSAVLEGKTYRIVSVGAKDKSLLIENSSLANNANILLWTDMNVPSQQWEAVRNDDGSFAFKNVYSGKFLTRRGVLGKTSQLYQTTFSTFSSSKWRVEAVVGQAAQYQLVQQDGGQLYCITTPSTNDGATLSVDVVQKNQTGGAEPSQIWQLVEVEPINKITRELRDEVMNGWTKQFVRPRGANVSFGIGGGWGDAEMLETMLDAYETSGQEAYLDLFKKGFNYFKSKVKDNWLRHFWFGYRWNGQDFNDDVMWMIIASARAGLLTGSTIYTQLAKNNFDAIYQRAYNPWGMLRWAERSGDRNGTNSCINGPAEVAACYIAMATGDETYYAKARDLYAKQRRYLFNASTGQVFDSFIWDATTNLPSKYNRWASTYNQGTMLGAAVMLYNHYGDEQYKQDAERIMEYTVKHLCNQEGIINVCQVVDGDLSGFKGILMRYVRKFIIDLNKPEYVEWMQKNAMQAYSNMNSRGVIHSAWLTKSREDFMFGDKKVGEQPFGCSTAVSVAFNTPLNDSRIVKDAFQPVRADEFNAIQGVYLKDSNSGKSPLEISNIKNDYYVGYNWVDFGGQPATSVSFYVSELGNASYQCAIEVHLDSIDGPCIGTAAIPNTPGWKTVTAPVAPTDGMHQVYLKFVNKENVAAVDNFRLAEMQFGTDREALPGDITDNGGQLKTDQQVYDLGSLTDNRLTTSATVPAFKGQAMFHYRSVAPALLKGYAIGSGTGDASFDAKSWTLQGSNDGQTWTTLDTQEAQAFAMRCQNKHFSVNTNKTFTDYRLLVTATNGGKALHIGEWQLLGTCLLSDDITADGGSMMHPEGSSLIDKNASTMASFDANQDVVIEYKAAGSYVLTSYSLTNGDSKAADNPAGWVLYGSSDGRNWTELDRKRHETFPVEQSTQFYTVASQEAYKSFRLVITGNHGATHTALHEWQLIGKLMSSAPLYNDITKNGGKLTASNGANHADLQVLTDNNARTYAELPFKDEAWVQYQTPEPAQVRAYSICMGYDAEKDPRTWQLQASNDGTNWRVLHQGNASNVKEKGTLRTFKMTNDDPYVYYRLLVKKTAHASATSVMLGELQLHGLCVSNQDLTSQEGATSCYVPGVNGGEAVDKLFDKAASSKYCFSFYGESWVDYQAAEGMKANLYSLTSANDNPDRDPQSWKVLGSHDGNHWVVLDERNDELFYDRHTTQFYSFDNSEPYAYYRLQLDENKGGELCQISEFQLFYSDVVATGVNAIQTPHLAVKVYPNPVIDYLHVDLPTDGRIQVFDSQGFLMAQQRAQKGNNQVDFASVAPGLYLVKVVCGTQTKTFKVVK, from the coding sequence ATGAAGAAATTTTTATTACTAAGCGTGTTCTGTTCCCTCATGCACCTGGCTTGGAGTGCTGTGCTTGAGGGCAAGACTTACCGCATTGTTTCTGTTGGAGCGAAAGACAAGTCGCTTTTGATTGAAAACTCATCCTTGGCAAACAATGCTAACATCTTGCTGTGGACCGATATGAATGTGCCTTCTCAGCAATGGGAGGCGGTGCGCAATGACGACGGTTCTTTTGCATTCAAGAATGTATATAGTGGTAAGTTCTTGACCCGGAGAGGCGTGTTGGGCAAGACTTCACAATTGTACCAAACCACTTTCAGCACCTTTTCTTCCTCCAAATGGAGGGTAGAAGCCGTGGTGGGTCAGGCTGCTCAATATCAACTGGTACAGCAGGACGGCGGACAATTGTATTGTATCACCACCCCCAGCACGAATGATGGTGCGACATTGTCGGTTGATGTGGTTCAAAAAAATCAAACAGGTGGGGCCGAACCTTCTCAAATATGGCAGTTGGTGGAGGTTGAACCCATCAACAAAATCACTCGTGAGCTGAGAGATGAGGTGATGAATGGATGGACCAAACAGTTTGTGCGACCCCGTGGTGCCAACGTTTCGTTTGGCATTGGCGGCGGATGGGGCGATGCCGAAATGCTGGAAACCATGTTGGACGCGTACGAAACGTCTGGCCAAGAAGCGTATTTAGACCTATTTAAAAAAGGCTTCAACTATTTTAAGTCTAAGGTAAAGGACAATTGGTTGCGACACTTTTGGTTTGGGTATAGATGGAATGGACAAGATTTCAACGACGACGTGATGTGGATGATCATCGCTTCTGCTCGTGCCGGACTTCTCACTGGCTCAACCATCTACACCCAATTGGCTAAAAATAATTTTGACGCCATCTATCAACGGGCGTACAACCCATGGGGCATGCTGCGGTGGGCAGAACGCTCGGGCGACCGCAACGGCACCAACTCGTGTATCAACGGTCCGGCTGAAGTAGCCGCTTGTTATATTGCCATGGCCACAGGTGATGAAACCTATTATGCCAAAGCCCGCGACCTTTATGCCAAACAACGCCGGTATTTATTCAATGCGTCTACGGGACAAGTGTTTGATTCGTTTATCTGGGACGCGACAACCAATCTGCCTTCCAAGTACAATCGATGGGCCTCTACCTACAATCAAGGCACCATGTTGGGCGCAGCCGTCATGCTTTACAACCATTATGGCGACGAACAGTACAAGCAAGATGCAGAGCGAATCATGGAATACACCGTGAAGCATCTCTGTAACCAAGAAGGTATCATCAATGTTTGTCAAGTGGTGGACGGCGATTTATCAGGCTTTAAAGGCATTTTGATGCGCTATGTGCGAAAGTTCATCATCGATTTGAACAAGCCCGAGTATGTGGAATGGATGCAAAAGAACGCCATGCAGGCTTACAGCAACATGAATTCTCGTGGCGTGATTCACTCTGCATGGCTGACAAAGTCGCGTGAAGACTTTATGTTTGGTGACAAAAAAGTTGGCGAGCAGCCTTTTGGATGTTCCACAGCCGTGTCCGTAGCGTTCAATACACCACTGAACGACAGTCGTATTGTCAAGGATGCGTTTCAGCCTGTTCGCGCAGATGAATTTAATGCGATACAAGGTGTCTATTTGAAGGACAGCAATTCAGGAAAATCGCCCTTGGAGATTTCAAATATCAAGAATGATTATTATGTGGGATATAACTGGGTTGACTTTGGTGGCCAACCCGCAACTTCGGTGTCGTTCTATGTCTCCGAGTTGGGCAACGCCAGTTATCAATGTGCCATTGAGGTTCATTTAGACAGTATAGATGGCCCCTGCATCGGCACAGCTGCCATTCCCAACACGCCCGGTTGGAAGACCGTTACCGCACCTGTTGCACCGACAGACGGTATGCATCAGGTTTATTTGAAATTCGTGAACAAGGAGAATGTTGCGGCGGTGGATAACTTCAGGTTGGCTGAAATGCAGTTTGGTACCGATCGGGAAGCATTGCCTGGCGACATAACAGATAATGGTGGGCAGCTTAAGACCGATCAACAGGTGTACGACTTGGGCAGTTTGACCGATAATCGATTGACAACTTCGGCCACGGTGCCTGCTTTCAAAGGGCAAGCCATGTTCCATTATCGTTCTGTGGCACCCGCACTTTTGAAGGGATATGCGATAGGCAGTGGCACTGGTGACGCATCGTTTGATGCCAAAAGCTGGACCTTGCAGGGATCGAATGACGGTCAGACCTGGACAACGCTTGATACACAAGAAGCGCAAGCGTTTGCCATGCGTTGCCAAAACAAGCACTTCAGCGTGAATACCAACAAGACTTTTACGGATTATCGCCTACTCGTTACCGCAACAAACGGCGGCAAAGCGTTGCATATAGGCGAGTGGCAACTCCTGGGAACCTGCCTCTTGAGCGATGATATCACAGCCGATGGCGGCAGTATGATGCACCCAGAAGGTTCTTCGTTGATTGACAAAAACGCCTCTACCATGGCATCTTTTGACGCAAATCAGGATGTTGTGATTGAATATAAGGCTGCTGGAAGCTATGTGCTAACCTCCTATAGTTTGACTAACGGTGATTCAAAGGCTGCTGACAATCCAGCTGGTTGGGTACTCTACGGATCCAGTGATGGCCGAAACTGGACGGAGCTTGACCGCAAGCGCCATGAAACCTTCCCAGTTGAGCAGAGTACACAATTCTACACCGTTGCCTCTCAAGAAGCTTATAAGAGTTTCAGGCTGGTAATTACCGGCAACCATGGCGCCACCCATACGGCACTACATGAGTGGCAACTCATTGGAAAACTCATGTCGAGCGCTCCGCTTTATAACGATATTACCAAGAATGGCGGTAAGCTCACGGCATCCAATGGGGCCAATCATGCTGATTTGCAGGTGCTGACCGATAACAATGCCCGCACGTATGCAGAGCTACCGTTTAAGGACGAGGCATGGGTACAATACCAAACTCCCGAGCCAGCCCAGGTCAGGGCTTATTCTATTTGCATGGGTTATGATGCAGAAAAAGATCCGAGGACATGGCAATTGCAAGCATCTAACGATGGAACCAACTGGCGTGTGTTGCATCAAGGCAATGCGAGCAATGTCAAGGAAAAGGGAACCTTGCGTACTTTCAAAATGACCAATGACGACCCGTATGTTTATTATCGCTTGCTGGTGAAGAAAACAGCGCATGCAAGTGCCACTTCTGTTATGCTGGGTGAACTTCAACTCCATGGGCTGTGTGTGTCAAATCAAGATTTAACCAGTCAGGAAGGAGCCACATCCTGCTATGTTCCTGGTGTGAATGGTGGTGAAGCCGTTGATAAGTTGTTTGACAAGGCGGCATCCAGCAAATACTGTTTCAGCTTCTATGGCGAATCGTGGGTTGACTATCAGGCAGCAGAAGGCATGAAGGCCAATCTGTACAGCCTTACCTCAGCCAACGACAATCCTGATCGTGACCCGCAATCTTGGAAGGTGTTAGGCTCCCATGACGGCAACCATTGGGTGGTACTGGATGAGCGTAACGATGAGTTGTTCTACGATCGGCACACCACACAGTTCTATTCTTTCGACAATTCAGAACCCTATGCGTATTATCGTCTGCAACTCGATGAGAATAAAGGCGGGGAACTGTGCCAGATTTCAGAGTTCCAACTGTTCTATTCAGACGTGGTAGCAACCGGTGTGAATGCGATTCAGACGCCTCATCTGGCTGTCAAGGTTTATCCAAATCCTGTTATCGACTACCTCCATGTAGACCTTCCAACCGACGGACGCATTCAGGTGTTTGATTCACAAGGGTTCTTGATGGCTCAACAACGTGCTCAGAAAGGTAACAATCAGGTTGATTTTGCAAGCGTAGCCCCTGGACTATACTTGGTAAAAGTGGTTTGTGGCACACAAACGAAGACCTTTAAAGTGGTGAAATAA